The following DNA comes from Lathamus discolor isolate bLatDis1 chromosome 5, bLatDis1.hap1, whole genome shotgun sequence.
agagaaagaaaaaaaagaagaaaaaaagaaagggggggggggaggaaaaaaaaaaagggggggggggcggaagggaaaaaaacccaaacaaacaacaacaaaaaacctccaaccaaccaaaaatacaccaaaggaaataattgcatttatctacagaaataaatgagCGAAAGAATCCCGACCGCAAGGCGTGCCTATATTTAATGGGAAGACTTCAGTGTATGCACGTGCTTGTGCGTCTATATATGTTTATACATACATCTCGATTTGTACTATGTAGATgtgcatgcatacacacacacgaGTGCttgtttattctttaaaaaggcATCAAGGCGCTTTACACACGCAGACCTTAAAGGAGGGTGACTTTAAAGCCCCGCTTTGCGGCACGGAGCTGGAGTTCCCACCAGCGTCTCTCCCTCGCCGCGCTCCCCGGGTAATTACAAGCAGAGTGCTCGCACAGTTTTTAATAACTGTCTTCCTTTCAGCACATCGAAGCAGCAATATATTTCAAAGATCTATTTTGTACGCAAAACCTGATAGGGAGCTCGGGGAAAATGTTCTCCTGGACGTTCCTCTGAAAGTATCTTGGTCTGGCTGATTGCGGAGGAATTTAATTTTGACGAGCCAAATCCCTTCTTTCAGGTGATCTTTTCAGACCGTGCTCGGGGCTCGGCCGGCACCCTCGCTGATGCTGCCGGCAGAGAAGCCTGTCTGATGCCTTCATCAAAAATGGAGCTCAGCTTTCCCTTCCAGAAACGCCTTTCCACCCCTAAAGCCTACCCTCCTGCCTCGTTCTCCGACGGCTCCCCGCTTTGGGGAGAGTACCCCCGAAAGAGCGGGCAGGCGGTGCAGAGGGAGCGCCACTGCGGGCCGTGTTGATGGCCCGGCACGATGCGGGGCTGCCGCGGGGAGCCCTGGCGACATCCCTGGGTGCGCTGTGCGCCAGCACCGGCCCCGGGCCCCGTCTCGCCTGGGCTCCGTGGTGTCTGCGGGGGGATGCGGGGGAAACCAGAACGAGGGTTCTTGCGGCCCCGGTGAAAGGGTTTGTGCTCCCCCCGCGAGAAAGGGACCGGGGAGAAGCCCTCGGGCTCCCGGCCCCGCGTTGCGTTGCTGGGGCAAAACCTAGCCGGGGAAGGTGCTTTTTAGTCAACGAGACGTTTCAATTCCCCTCGCATATAAACACAGGAACGGCCTTTCAAGAAATTCAGACAACTTTGTAAAACACCATCTACTCGCACGTTCACACCGAGAAGAGCAGTAAAAAGATATGAGTGTAGGGTCTGgattttatattttcctgtCCTCTGGGGTCTGGTTTTAGACGGAGGgaattgggttttattttagggattttattttttttttttcctttttctgtgggGGAAATATTAACCTTTCTAGCCGAGAAATACAGGTGCTCCCAGGaatttctctcctctccccacccccacccccccccccgaaaaaaacccacagagcTAGACGAGAACCGCAGAGCCGCGTACTGCGGGACAGGGAAAGGGAGATTATAACTTTGAAAGATAAAACAAAGGGCTCTCGTATTTCCCACTGAGCAGTACCGGGCTAATTATGGCAGGGGAAAAGCGAAGTCCTTAGCAAGTGGGAGATGCAGGAAGAAAGCCAGTTCAAGGCGGAGAGGCAGGGACTTTCGTTCAGAAATTGATCTGCTCTTGCAACAGGAAAAATTGACTCTTCCCTTCACATCTGTCCCATTATTGCGGTTTATTTATAGCTGGTGGGGAAATAccatcttctccttcctctccatgGAAACCGGACAAGCACTAGTAGCTCTCTTCTACGAAATAAGCTTTTCTGCCGCTGAGAACAAGCGGCGGCCAGTTGGGGCTGGAAGGATTGAGAGGGGTTTCTGTGACCACCACCTGCCCCGGGCAGCCATCCGCCGCTCGCCTACCTGCCAGCTTCCCAACAAAGCCTTGCAGGTCGTGGTGGTGTTTTGCGAAAGAGGAGGCCCGATCCTGCGGGAGAACTCGCCTACCGTTCAGGGGAAGTCTTAGCTAAGCGGAGACTAGTAAGGTCAGCTTCGAAGGCAGCTTATTGGGCCGTTTTGTGGCCATGAAGTCCTTAAGTAACCCTGCATTCagggaatgaaaaagaaaaaaaaaaaaaaggagaaaaggaaaaaaggggaaaaaaaaaaaaagaaaaaaaaaagaaaagctttctctGACATGGCTCAGTAATAAAACAATCGAAAAAGCTAAACCTCTCCCATTCGGGCGCTCCAAGAAGGGAGTTTGCAATTAGCTGCAAAATCCCCCTGTGAGTTAATGACCTAATTTGTGAGGTATAAATTCACTGtctttgctcttttctctttttttcctccttttttttttattttcttttttttttttttcctggaaccTACATGGAAAAGTCTTTATTCATTTGTAATATACCAAAACTACGACGGCGACGCTTCGCTGCGCAGCgttcaaagaacagaaaaggctCGCTTGGGTGCCCTTGGCTTTGTAAATAACTGCTTTGCCAATAGATGGCATAGTGTCCTTTCCATTCCAAGGAAGCTCTGCTTCCCCGTTTATTtagcttgcttgtttgttttgctcGCAgcgattttatttatttttttttttacgcgtAAACGTCTCTTTGCATTTCCTTCCCTGGAGTACAGAAAACATAGGTATCTTTAAAAAGGTATAttgcaaaaattaaaattacagatGTAATACATACTGTGAAACCTATAAAAATGCGTTTACAATGgttacttaaaaaagaaatttataaCTTTCATATGTACCTTACTCGTGCAATATGCAACTGCCATATGTTTCCTAGTTCCATAATTCAGTTTTTCCTGGACAGCTGGAGCAGGTAGTACTTCTTAAAGTACATTTCATGTAATATGAGAACTAGCCCTGACTAAAGACCGAGGGTTACCATAAAAAGACACAAGCCTTGcttaaaaaatgctgtttaacTACATATCATTTCTTACAACGGTATGATATGAACGTTCCCGTAGATCCCTGTTACGATAAAACTGGGATACACCGTAtctttttactgctgaaatccCAGCCTCGCAAACATAAATATTTCCAATTAGTGGCTCTACCCTAAACTATAGTGATTTAAGGCTACCTGACTTAATTTAATTCCATacttgttttcatatttttcctgAGACAATAGTGAAAATGCGAGTTAAATTTAtaggaaagcaataaaaaaagtaaagccAGAGGTTTCTTCAACCCTCATGTAGTGTTCGCAAACGTTTATTTTGTGACCGGAGTAATGAAAAggctattttaaaaaaatcatttctctGAAACGAACAATAAATGTAAGTGGGAGCATCTCATTAAAGTCTGGAGATTTCCTTAAAAATGATTCAGACTCGTGGCCGCGTATTTCCAAATTAAAGTAGTAATTTAAGCGCTATAAAACGCGATCTCCAGAATACTTATAATTTTCACACGGATGCCTTTAAACTGTGTTTTCAATTCTTTAATGCTATTCCTCAGCATTTTCATCCGTCTGGAAAGCCGGTCGCTTGGCTGCGCATTTATTTCTGTGCGTTGATCTCATTTATACTAAACAGCAGTATACGGGCAGAGAATAtcgtttttttccccagttttaaAACGAGACCTGAGGCTGCGGAGGCACCGGCCGGCACAGAGTGCCAGGCCGAGGGTCTCGGTGCAGTGCGCGGGGAAAAGCCGGTAGCCGCCGCGCAGGGGATGATGCGCTGTTGCCGGGGGACCGTGCGCCCCGTCGGAGGACGGGTCAGGCAGGCCCCGACCCGTTCACCTCCCCTGTGCGTGGTCTCCCCGTGGAGTGCTGAAGTGGAATCAAAACGTGGCACACCGCACCGACTAACTCGACTCACGGCGGCTGTTTGAGGGCAGCCGTCGCGCCCCCGTGGCCGTGCTCCTGGCAGGTTGGGTTTGGCTTCGGGGAGACCCGCGATAGCTACAGCGGTCCGGATTAACTGGGTCACCGACCAACGGCGCTGTGATCCGTGAGGGGCTATCCTCACTTCCCCGGCCAGGTTCCGTTTTCCCGGGTCTTGCACAGAGCGGGATGCTGTACGCACCCCGATCCTGGAGGCTGGGCAGGGTCGGCTCTGCCGGCTCCTTACTTTTGGGAGCCGCCAGTCGAGTTCGAGCCTGGGAAATCAGTCTCAGGTGTCGGGGCCCCGCTTCCTCCAGTCCCAGCCCGTCGGACGGTTTCTAGGGACGAGTGTCGGGGGCTGAGACCAGGGTCGCCAGGGCTCCGCGGGCCTGGGCCCGGAGCGGGGTGAGCCGGGGCCGCCTGCGCCCCTCGCTGTGAGCTGCGTTCGTTATGCGCCAGCGGAGGGTGAAACACACGGGCAGGAACCGGCCCTTTCGTGGGAAAACGCAGGAGATCCCCGCCGCGGCTCTGGAGTGCCGTTCTTGTCTGATGCCACTTCCCCCGACAGGCTGCAGCCCGCCTGGAAGCGGCGAGAGAAGCCTGGCTGGAGGGGCCCCGGCAGAGCGGGACAGGCGGGCTGTAATACCCCACCGTGGCCATGGGGGCTGAGAGGGGCTTCGCTGCCTCTTTTAAATTTAAGCCACACTTAACCTTCTCTCGAGCCTGTTTTGAATGTGATCTGTGTCTCGGGGAGAGTCCCTCCAGGCTTGCTGCGCACCCTGCTATAGGGAAGTTGGAAGTACCAACTCACAGCCAGCACCCTCGGTCCTTCTCTCAGCCGCAACCGCAGAGAACAAGGAAGAGAGGCAGTGGCGTAGGTGCACTCGGGATGCACAGAAACAGGGTTTACACGCGATTTTCTCTCCGGCATCTGTAATTTTGCTCCCGTTGATAATGTTTCATTGGCTAGTCTCCGTCAGCTACCTGCTGCCTTCGGCTGTGCACGCCACGCATCCTTAGGGTGAAGCTATCAGGCTCACTGTGAGGGTTGAGGGGGGTGAAGCGGATCATGGTATAAATATGTTTTCCCTAGTGACTGCTTCTATGGCTCCCTGCTGGGAAGTTACAGAAAACCGTGTCTTCGAAGAGAAAAGGACGCTGTGGATATTTAATCTCTGATGGCACCAGGCTTTAATGTTGAAAAAGATTTGCAGAAATCATATTGTGAATGGGAAGCACGGCCACAACTATGCCCTAAGTTGTCACTCGAGATTTGCTGCGGGAGCGCAGGAAAATGTCTTTCTGGTGGAAAACGgtttaaacattaatttttttttcacccccAGGAAGTCTAAATGTGCGCCTAACCCAACTGCCTAAAAACCCGGACTGCATTTTAAAGTCCGGAAATAAAAGTAACTCCAGAAAGGTGTTTCGGATATATATATTATTCCATTAGCAGATCACTATATATAGAgattcttctctctttcatcaTCCCATAAAAAATTAATCGAACAAACATATGGATCACAGGTTGTTCGATGAATTTAAATCCACGCAGTTGTTTCAAAAAgtcaagaaatgaaaacaacatgCCACATAGCAACCTACAGAAAtctggctgggggggggggggggggggaaataattCAACAACAACAAGCACCCACCCTCCTGCAGCAAAAACAATCCGGGCCATTTGTCCATCCGCCGTAGGACGGACTTGCTGCGCACGCCGCGGAGCGGTGCAGAACTAGGGGTCAGCGTCTCCTCCGCGGGAAAGAGCGGTGGTTGGCTGcaggaggggggaaagggatAAAAACTGGGCAGGACGGGCAGCCCTGTGCCCAGAGGCTTCGCTGGGACCCCCGCCGCTCCGGCCCCGTCCCCACTGGCGCGGAAAGCCGTGCTGCCCCGCGGagggcccggcggcggcggggggcagGTCGCCCTCCCCGGCGGGTCCAGGCAGCCGCCCGGGGCCGACCCCGCTCCGCCGGCAGCGTAGCTCGGCCTAGAGCCCCCGCGCCCCCCGCGGCGTCAGTGGAGCGCCCCCTCCTCCGCCTCCCCCCGCGTTCCTCCGCGCCCCCCCGGGCCGACGTGGCCGGGGTCGGTACCTGCTCCAGCGGGCACCGCCGGAGCCGTCGCCCCGGTGGCGGTGGCGCGGGTGGCCCGGCGGCCGAGGGCGGCGGGAGCGCGGCCGCGGAAGTTGCCGTCGGAGATGGGCGGGCGGCGAGGCTGCCGGAGAGCCCTCGGACAGATACCatccatttccttccttccttcctctccctatCGATCTCATCCCCACCGCGGCGGCGTTTAAACTCCTGCACGATCCTCTAGCTTAGCACGTTTCGATCACTCTCGCACATCTGATTTCCTTCAGGTTCAATCACGGCTGGAACAGGCAGAGCAGACAGACTTTAGACCACGGAACAGTTAATACGTCCCAGATTTAATGTAAAGATAAACTAGCTCCACAGCAGTGTTCGTCGGTGACAGGCATCAGGCATTTTCTGCTCTCCTATCGATTCAGAACGACAGCCACTGCAGGGGAAGTTTTTTTGTAGTGACGAATTTTTCTCAGACAAATTGCCATCTCTTCCAATGTGGAGAGAGTTAGTGCTCCTCCGGcgggttggcttttttttttttttaatttttttcctttctattttctttttttttttttttggttgttgttttggggggtttggggtgtttctttttctctcctcttcaaTCAGTTATTTCTTTGTCACATACCTATATTTTAGGTCTGGAAACCACATCTAAGTTTTAATCCTGATAACCTTATCTGCAGGGATGATTTATCTCTAGGGTGTATTTATTAATCAGCCCCTTCCTCAGGTTCTCTGACGAAGCAGCTCTTGAAAGTAGGGATACATTTGCATTTTAGGGATAGGTAAATTGCGCTAGTGGAAACGGTTACGTCTCCTAAATGGCAGCTATTTCCTCTTCAGATTACGATCAGAAATCTCAGCTGTGCCACTCGACAGGGACCTCCAAGGCTGTAACACAGACGGAGCACACCACCAATTTCTCTCATGTCTGTTACCCTGAACAGAGAAGAGATCCGATTTCCCGAAACCGTGAAAATTGccacgattttttttttttttttttttttttttgcagaaggaGGATTTCTATTGTTTCCTTCAGCAGAGCATGTCACCCCATTTAGTTCTgcgaaaaaaaagggggagggggttGAGGGGGAAGTATATAAcgcaacaaaagaaaaataaaaaaagaagaaaacacaacaaaaatctcaatagctttttcatttctctgggcatgcaaagaaaagaatatcTGGCTCCAAATCTTTAATAGTTTTACGCACTGGAAAGATACGAAAGGATTTTCCCAGTAACTATTCTATGCACCTGAATATGATTATTATTAAAGTTGCTGCGGGTGGACGCATCGACGTTCATACAAAGTTCGGtttaattctggttttattgCCGCTTCAGCGCCTAATTGGCTGGGTTTGGAGGGAGCTATGAGCGCCACTCTGAACCCCCTCCGCAGACGGTGCTTGAATAACGACAACACGACGAACCTCCGAGCGCAGCAGCTAAACACAACTGATAATTACTGAACCCTAACAGCAAGAAAGGGCATAACgtcattttgttttaaagtcagAACGGTTTCCCCAACCGAAAAGCAGCGCCCCGGGAGGGCTCCCCGTTCTCTCTGCGTTTTGGAGGGATCTGGGGCTCCCGGCCAGCCCGATCCCAGAGGGAGATGGGGTATCCCCATTAACATTTATTGCTGGGCGCATCTGCCGGGGGGCGCTGGGCCGTTTCGGGCCGGGGCTGGCGCGGGACAGCGGAGAGCCCCCCTCTTCCCGGTCGCCCGTGAGCCGCTGCGGGGGCCCGCGGGtagggcggcggggccggggccggagcGCCGGGGCGGCGCTGATTGGGctgcgggcggcggggccgcgtcagcccccgccccgcggctccgcccggcccccgccgccgcaGTGACACTAATGAGCGAGTTCTTCCCACCGGTCTCCTGCCTGGAAGTGCTGACAGATCAAGGCAACAAATTTCAATTACAAGCCCTAATTTGTGTCCGCAGAGCGTTTGTTACTCATGTCAGTCCTGCCTGGCCCATCAGAAGGGGCAGAacgcggaggaggaggagggggagagaaggagCGCATCTGCAGAAAggagcagatttttttcctctaaaaaaacccaacccaaatcgactctccctccccaccccccccccccaaaaaaaaaaaaaaaaaaagcaaaacaaaacaacaacttGGCTGATAACTcggatttaaaaagaaaggcgAGGAAAAGCCCCAGCCCCTTGCCGGCGCGGTCGGGAGGACGGGCGGGCGGCCGGGTGCGGGTGCCGGTGCCGGCGACCGCGGCGCGCCTGGATGCGCGGGCTGTAGGGGGGCGGGCATGGCCGACAAGCGGCGGTCCTCGCCCGGCACCACCATGAGCCTCAAGGCTCACGCCTTCTCCGTGGAGGCGCTCATCGGGGccgagaagcagcagcagcagcagccgccaccaccaccaccgccgCGGCAGCCGAAGCGGAGGAAGCTGGGCAGCGAGGACGAGGCGGCGGAGGACGAAGGGGGCAGCGGCTGCTGCGCCAAGAGCTCCCCGGCTGCTGCCGGCAGCAGGACCTGCGGCGACATGGAGCTGGGCTGCTCCGCCCGCGGCCCCGCCGGTGAGTGCCACCCCGtgccccgccgccgcggccgccCCCCGTCCGGCTGCCGGGCGGGAGGCCCTTTCCGCCGGCTCAACGCCGGCTTCCCCGCTATTCTCTCTATCCTGCCACACGGCGTGGGCACCCGCCTCCCCACCACCGGCGCTGCCGGCTGAACTGCAGGCGCATCCCGGGGCCccgggggggcggtggggggaGCGGGCGGCTGCCGGCGGGTGGTCCGCGCCGCAGCGCGGTGGAGCAACAGCTGGGGCTTGCTGCCGAGGAAGGGGAGAGGCGCTTCTACAATGCATATATGTATTCGTTGCGCAGctatgtgtgtacatatatatatgaatagcGCACGTATGTATATGTGAGTCCGCAATTTACTGCACACGGGCAGGGGTGCATCTCCCGCGGCGGGGCAGAAGGCCGCGGCCGCACCCGGTCACACTAATCGCGCCCCAACGAAATGTGCGGCCGGCCTCGCACCACCGACCCGCCGCCGCTTCGGCACGGCCCGGGTCGGCGGTGTGCCCGGCACGGCCCGGCGGAGCCCTGCGGGCTGCGTGCCGCTGTGCTCCCGCTGGCCCGGCGCGGCCCCCCTGAGCTTGGTCGCCCCCAGTCCCGGCGCGCAAGGCCGCGGCCCAGGCCCGGGGCCGGCGCAGCCCGTTGTCCGGGAGCGGTGGCTGGTCGGCGGGGTAcggctggtgctgaggaagCTCCCCGGTCGGGAGGTCCCCGCTACCCTTGCCTCTCTCGCTTCCTCCGCTGTCTCCGCAGGCGGCTGCGAGGAGGGCTTCCCGGCGGCCTCCCCGCCCGGCTCCCCCGGCGGCTCCCCGAAGGGCTCGAGGCCCGGATCGCCGCTGGCCGCACCGCAGGCGCCGCGGGTGGACCTGCAGGGCGCCGAGCTCTGGAAGCGCTTCCACGAGATCGGCACCGAGATGATCATCACCAAGGCGGGAAGGTAACGGGCACCCGCGGCGCTcgccggggcgggcgggcaCATGGAAGCGGGCAGAAACCGGGGGCACCCTCCAGATTTAGGAGGTGGCAATGTTAAACGGGCACCGGGGGCATGCGGCGTTCCTGGTTTCACGTTCGTTAGGGCCAGCCCTGGGAGCGCGGCGTCCTCCTGAGGGGAAACTTTTCGCCTTCCCGATGGATACACATGGTAAAAACCTGGGCAGCATAAAAGTATCTGAACTTAttagaaattacaaaaacatattttattgaATCCATATGCTGCTCTCTGCGTTCTCAGAGAGGCTTTATTAATGATTGAAACGCAGTCTTAAACAGCACAAAGCAACATTTGTCTTATGAGAGTCCAGTCGGGGAATTTCTGTTTTATCTTACAGGTGCGCTGAACTAACAGCGAGAACTAGTTACCCGCAGTCGGcttgccccccccccgccacccccCCGTTGTTTAGAAATTACGGAGAtggggtttttctttccagtaacGACTTCTAATTTAtatggggtttttgtttggggttttttgttgtttgtctttttttgagcagcagaaataataaaCTGGAATGGTTT
Coding sequences within:
- the LOC136015956 gene encoding basic salivary proline-rich protein 3-like; this encodes MATVGYYSPPVPLCRGPSSQASLAASRRAAACRGKWHQTRTALQSRGGDLLRFPTKGPVPARVFHPPLAHNERSSQRGAQAAPAHPAPGPGPRSPGDPGLSPRHSSLETVRRAGTGGSGAPTPETDFPGSNSTGGSQKFCPSNATRGREPEGFSPVPFSRGEHKPFHRGRKNPRSGFPRIPPQTPRSPGETGPGAGAGAQRTQGCRQGSPRQPRIVPGHQHGPQWRSLCTACPLFRGYSPQSGEPSENEAGGSEPALKARQTKRTPGRPGSLPLLRGATQLRGAALRTRGWPDEPPAEAPLNGLKSVPPAQPLQAGAQGGGLRSARPLSYGFPSP